Within Streptomyces roseirectus, the genomic segment GGGGCGTTGCGGGGCGGTGCCATCGCGGGTGCGGGTGCGGGTGCGGGTGCGGGTGCGGCGTCAGGGCGTGTGCCGGATGTTGTCAGGGCCTGCGCGGGACGGCGCTGCGGCCGGGCGGCGGGGCGGCCTGTGGGAACGCCGAGCCGACCACCTCGCGTCACGCAGGCGCCCATGCCCCCGGCCCATCGCCGCAGCGCCCCGCTGACCCCACTCACCCTGTAGCTCGCAGCGGGCCTCACCGCACTTCGGCTCCACCGCCACGGACGAGCCCCGTCCCTCCTCCGCCCTCCCACACCTCCGTCACCCCCGCGCCCCTGACCCTCACACCCCCATGGGCCGATCCCCCGGCGAGATCGGCGCGGGCAGGGTCGAACCCCCCGTCAGATACCGGTCCACCGACGCGGCCACCGCCCGCCCCTCCGCGATGGCCCACACGATCAGGGACTGCCCGCGCGCCGCGTCCCCGGCGGCGAACACGCCGGGGACGGACGTCGCGAAGTCCCGGCCGCGAGGGATGGTCCCGCGGGGCTCCAGGGGCACGCCCAGTTGGGCGAGGAGGCCGTCCGAGGGGTCGGGCCCCGAGAAGCCGAGGGCGAGGAGGACCAGGTCGGCGGGGAGGGGCCGCTCGGTGCCGTCCACGGGCCGCCGGCGCGCGTCGACCTCGACGAGGTGCAGCGCGGCGACCCGCCCCCGGCCGTCGCCGGTGAAGCGGAGCGTGGACGCCGCGAAGAGCCGCGCGTCGGCGTCGGCGGAGGGCGCCGTCCCCAGCTCGCCCGCCTCCTCGTGCGCGGCGGAGAGGCGGTAGATCCTCGGGTACGTCGGCCACGGGTCGGCGTCCGCGTCACGGTCGTCCCCGGGGCGGGCGTAGATGTCCAGCTGGGTGACCGACGCGGCCCCCTCGCGCACCGCCGTCCCCAGGCAGTCCGCCCCCGTGTCGCCCCCGCCGACGATCACCACATGCCGGCCGGCGGCCGACAGCGGGGAGGTCTCCGCGTCCCCCTCGCACACCCGGTTCGCCGGAGGCAGGTACTCCATCGCCTGGTGTATCCCCTCCAACTCCCGACCCGGCACCGAAAGTTCCCGCCACGCCGAAGCGCCTGTCGCGATCACTACCGCGTCGTGGCGGGCCCGCAGCCGGTCCGCCGGAACGTCCCGCCCGACGACCGTCGATGTCCGGAACTTCGTCCCTTCGGCCCGCATCTGATCGATACGGCGCTCCAAGTGGTGCTTCTCCATCTTGAACGCGGGGATGCCGTACCGCATGAGCCCGCCGAGCCGGTCGTCCTTCTCGTACACGACGACGGTGTGGCCCGCGCGCGTCAGCTGCTGCGCGGCGGCGAGCCCGGCGGGCCCGGAGCCGATCACCGCGACCGTCCGCCCGGACAGCCGCTCGGGCGGCCGGGGCCGCACGAAACCCTCCTCCCAGGCCCGGTCGGCGATCGCGCACTCGACGTTCTTGATGGTGACGGCGGGCTGGTCGATGGCGAGCACGCACCCCGCCTCGCACGGCGCCGGGCACAACCGGCCGGTGAACTCGGGGAAGTTGTTGGTCGCGTGCAGCCGCTCGCTCGCCGCCCGCCAGTCCGCGCGGGACACCAGGTCGTTCCACTCCGGGATCAGGTTCCCCAGCGGACACGCGTCGTGGCAGAACGGGATCCCGCAGTCCATGCACCGGTCGGCCTGCTCCCCGATGATCGGCAGCAGCGCCCCCGGCGCGTACACCTCGTCCCAGTCCCGCACCCGCTCCGCGACGGGCCTGCGCGGCCAGTCCTGGCGGGGGGTGCGCATGAATCCCTTGGGGTCGGCCATGGCTCGGTTCCTCGGCGTCTGTCACGCCTGTGTCGAACGGCACCTTTCCGCCACGATACGACGCCCCCGCCCCGTGTGCAGAGCGGCAGGCTCAGGCCAACGCCAGGACGTACGACAGGGCCGACGCGATCGACGCGGCCACCCTGACGTGGTTCCACATCGTCCACTCGCGCAGGTACCGCGGCCAGTACGCGCGCGCCTGCGCAGACTCCGTGCCCAGCCGCTGAAGCCGCTCGTTGCGCGGCACGTTCGCCACGACGGTCACCCCGAACGCGCCCACCAGATAGAGCCCGCTGCCCAGCAGCAGCTCCACGCGCCCCTCGGCGGGCCACAGCACGAACGTCACCACCGCGATCACCGCGCACACCGCCGCCGCGCCGCTGAACAGCCACATGAACACCGAGGTCAGCGCCACCGTGTTGATCGCGTTCATCGCCGCCGCCCCCTGCGGCACCGGCAGCGTCCCGAGCCCCCGCATGACCAGCACCGAGAACGCCCCGAACACCCCGGCCATCACGCCCGTCACCAGCACCCCGGCCACCGCCATCGCCAGGTACGGCCCTTCCACCATGAACGTCAACTCCCGCCCGTCACGGCGGAGATCCTGCCCCACCCGCCCCGTCACCACAAGTGATGCCCCGCACAGGACTGGTGACACACGGGATGCCTCACGTCACACTCCGTCCGCCCAGACCGCCCCTCGGCGCCCGCGTACGGTGGGCGCCGTCACCTCGTCCACGACGGCCGCCGCGAGATCCCCGTACGTCAACCCGGGCGCCCCGTCCGGCACATGGTCGCCCCCGATGACGTACCGTCCCCTGGCGGCGCCCTCCCTCAGCTCGCCACCGGGCGTCAGAACCGCCCAGTCCACCATCTCCCCGGCCGCCCGCAGCCGGGCCGGTCCCGCGGACAGGTGCTCCGGCGGCAGCAGCGCCGGATCGTCCATCACGGGCCGCCCGTCCGCCCCGGTCAGATCCGCGTCGAGTCCCGCGGCAGCGTGCACCACGGCCCACCGCGCCTCGCCCGCGCGCGAAAGCCGTACTCCGACGGCGCCGTCCCGCCCGGTGGTGACGTTCTGTCCGGCGACGGCATCCCGCCCGGCCAGGGCCTCCCGCGCGGTCAGCACTCCCCGCACCGCCTCCGCATCAGTGACGTCCCCGCGCACCACCGTCACCCCGCCCGAAGCCCCGGATCCCGCACCACCCCGATGACGGCCTGCCCTTCTGCCGACGTTCCGTTCAGGGTCGGAGATTGGGGGGCACCTCCCACGCCTTTAAGGCAGTGAGGGAGGGCGGGAATGGTCATCCGCTGTCTTGAGGGCGGCCCCCGCCGCTTCACCGCTCAGTGAGACCTTGCGCGCGATGCAGCGCGCCCCCGACCTCCTCGCCGCCCGCCGGACCACCACACCTGACGCATCATGACCCCTGTGCGACTAGAAGCGATCACTTGGGACCGGCTCTCCGACCACCTCGCGGAGCGCCTTTCCGGTCTGGAACCGACAGACGGCAGCCCCTGGCCGCGCGTCGCCTTCGACGGCGCTCCCGCGGCCCGCCCCGGAGACCTCGCCGCGCGGGTCGCGGAGGGGCTGCGGGTGCGCGGCCGGCCGTCGCGGGTGATCGACACGCACGGCTTCCTGCGCCCCGCCTCCCTCCGGTTCGAGTACGGCCACCAGGACGTGGACGCGTACTACGACGGCTGGTTCGACACCCGCGCCCTGTGGCGCGAGGTCTTCACCCCCCTCGAACCCGGCGGCACCGGCCGTGTCCTGCCCGACCTGTGGGACCCGGCGACCGACCGGGCGACCCGCAGCCCCTACGTCGAACTCCCGCCCGGCGCGGTCCTGTTGCTCCACGGACCGTTCCTGCTGCGCCACTGGTTCCCCTTCGACCTCAGCGTCCACGTCCGCCTCTCCCCGGGCTCCCTGCGCCGCCGCACCCCCGAGGCCGACCAGTGGACGCTGCCCGCCTTCGAGCGCTACGAGCGGGAGACCGACCCGGCCACGGCGGCGGACGTCACGGTGCGGGCGGACGATCCGCGCCACCCGGCGTGGAACGGCTGAAGCGCCACCCGGCGTGGAACGGTTGAGCGGCGCCCGGAGTGGAGGCTGGAGCGGCACCCCGAGGCACCCTCGGCGCCGTGGCCGGACCTCCCCTGCCGGACGTGCGCTCCGCCCGGTACGCGGCAAGAATGTAGGGCGCCGGGACAGCGGCGCGTCCGCGCCGTGCCGGCCGTCCGGCTAGGGAGGCAGCCCATGACCACCGCCGGAGACATCATGCACAGGGGCGCCCAGTGGATCCCCGCGCACGAGACCCTGGACCGCGCGGCCCAGCTGATGCGCGACCTCGACGTCGGTGCCCTGCCCATCAGCGACGCCGACGAACGGCTCTGCGGCATCCTCACGGACCGCGACATCGTCGTCGGCTGCGTCGCCATGGGCCACGACCCGGCCCAGGTGACCGCCGGTGAGATGGCCCAGGGCACGCCCCGCTGGATCGACGCCGGAGCCGACGTCGACGAGGTGCTCCGGGAGATGCAGGGGCATCGGATCCGCCGGCTCCCCGTGATCGAGAACAAGCGCCTCGTCGGCATGATCAGCGAGGCCGACCTCGCCCAGCACCTCACCGAGAGCCAGATCGCTTCCTGGGCCGAGAGCGTCTACTCCCGCGGCTGACCCGGCCCGCGCTTCCGGCGCACCGGCTCACAGCCAGCCGTTGCGCCGGAAGCCCCGGTACAGGGCCAGACACACGGTGGCGATCACCCCGAGCACCAGCGGATAGCCGAACCTCCAGCGCAGCTCCGGCATGTGGTCGAAGTTCATGCCGTAGATCCCGCAGACCATCGTCGGCACGGCGATGACCGCGGCCCACGCCGTGATCTTCCGCATGTCCTCGTTCTGCGCGACCGTGACCTGTGCCAGATGCGCCTGGAGGATCGAGTTCAGCAGTTCGTCGAAGGACGCGATCTGCTCGGTGACGCGCAGCAGATGGTCGGAGACGTCCCGGAAGTACGCCTGTATCTCCGGGTCGACCGCCCGTACCGGACGGTCCGCGAGGTCCAGCAGCGGACGGCCCAGCGGCACCACCGCCCGCTTCAGCTCAAGGAGTTCCCGCTTGAGCTGGTAGATCCGGCCGGGGTCGACCCGGGCCGCGTCCGCCGCGAAGACGTCCGTCTCCACCTGGTCGATGTCGACCTGCATCGCGTCCGTGACGTGGAGATAGTCGTCCACCACATGGTCCGCGATCGCGTGCAGCACCGCCGAGGGGCCCTTGGCGAGCTGGGCCGTGTCGGACTCCAGCTCCTCGCGCAGCGGGCCCAGCGAGCCGTGCCGGCCGTGCCGGACGGTGATCACGAAGTCCGGGCCGACGAACACCATGATCTCGCCGGTGTTGACGACCTCGCTGGTCGCCGTCAACTGCTCGTGCTCCACGTAGCAGACCGTCTTGAAGACCGCGAACAGCGTCTCGCCGTACCGCTCCACCTTCGGGCGCTGGTGGGCCTCCACCGCGTCCTCGACGGCCAGCGGGTGCAGGTCGAAGAGTTCGGCGATGCCCGCGAACTCGGCGTTCGTCGGCTCGTGCAGCCCCAGCCAGACGAAGCCGTGGCCCTGCTTGCGGACCCGCTCCACCGTCTCCACCAGATCGCTGCCGGACGGGGCCCGCACGCCGTCCCGGTAGGCCACGCAGTTCACCACGGAGGAGCCCAGCGGCGACCGGGCGGGATGGCTCAGATCGACCCGCGGACGCCGCCTCGCGAGCCGCGCCACCCTGCGCAGGCCCCCGACCCTGCCGAGGCCCGTGACCTTCCGCAGATTGCCCGCCATGGTCATGTGGATCTCCTCGCCGGTCCCCGTACGCTGCGTCATCGCGTCTGGCTGGCCAGTGTGCCAGCTCGACGCAAAACCTGGGTAAGCCTGTGGATAACTCCGTTTTCGTTTCCGCCGCCTCGTGTGGACACTCCTGTTCCCCGGGTACCGGAAGCCATGCGGGGCGCGGATTTCCGGCCGCGTCGACCGCCTTTCACAAGCGGGGTAAATGGGATGATCCGATCATGACGCGAACCGACGGGTATCTTCTCGACAACCGGCGAGCCGAGGCCGGAGAACGCTTCGACGCCTTCGCCACGCTCTTCGACCCCACCACCTTCCGCCACCTCGAAGCGCTCGGCGTCGGACCCGGCTGGCGGTGCTGGGAGGTCGGCGCGGGCGGCACCTCCGTCGCCTCCTGGCTCGCCAAGAAGGTCGGGCCGACCGGACGGGTCCTCGCCACCGACATCGACACCACCCACCTCGCCGCCGCCGCGCGCCCGCCCATCGAGGTCCGCGTCCACGACGTCGGCGCCGAACAGCCGCCGGGGGAGGGGTTCGACCTGGTTCACGCCAGGCTCGTCCTCGTCCATGTCCCCGACCGTGAGCGGGCGTTGCGCTCCATGATCAAGGCGCTGCGCCCCGGGGGCCGCCTCCTGATCGAGGACGCCGATCCCGCGCTCCAGCCCCTGATCTGCCCCGACGAGCACGGGCCCGCCCAGCACCTGGCCAACCGGCTGCGCCACGCCTTCCGCACCCTCCTCGCCGAACGCGGCGCCGACCTCGCCTACGGGCGCCGCCTGCCCCGCCTCCTGCGCGACGCCGGACTGCACCGCGTCGAGGCCGACGCGTACTTCCCCGTCACCTCGCCCGCCTGCGCCGCCCTGGAGTCGGCGACCGTCCGCCACCTGCGCGCCGACCTCGTCGCCGCGGGCCTCGCCACGGACGAGGACATCGACCGGCACCTCGCCAACGTGGCCACCGGAGGGATGGACCTGGCCACGGCGCCGATGATCTCGGCCTGGGGACGGAAGGCGTAGGTGCCGGGCGACGCTCTGACAGGTGATCGGTTCTCAGAGGGCGTTCGGTTCACAGAGTTCACAGAACCGTCGTCCGACCCTTGACGTCAGACCCGCCGGACCCCTTCACCGGCGGCCGAGCCCCCACCTCCTCCACCGCGCGTGCCCCGGCCCGGCAGCCCTCTGTCGCCGCGGCCTCCGGGGTGGCGCCGGTCAACAGGGTCGCCAGGAAGGCGCCGGTGAAGGCGTCGCCCGCGCCGGTGGTGTCGTGGAGGCGCGCGGGGACGGCGGGCACGCGCGCGAGAAGGGTGCCTTCGCGGGCCACCAGAGCACCCTGGGGACCGTCCTTGGCGATCACGACGGGGATACGGCGGCTGAGTTCGACCGCCGCCTCGGCCGTGTCCGCGCGACCCGTGAGCAGACACGCCTCGTCACGGCTGGGAAGCAGGACGTCGACGCCGGCGACGAGTTCCAGGAACCGCCGCGTGCCCAGCTCCGCGAGGAAACCGGCCGACGCGGGATCGAGGCTCACCGGCACTCCACGCGCGCGTGCGGACGCGACAGCGGCGCGGAACACCTCCCGCCCCGTGGCGGCGAACAGCAGATACCCCGACAGGTGCAGCCGTCCGACACCGTCGAGCAGCCCCTCCGACCAGTCGCCCGCCTCCAGCCGCAAGGCCGCCCCGCTGTCCGTCAGGAACGTCCGCTCGGCCGCCGCCCCCGAGTCGACCAGACAGATCACCGTCCCCGTCGGCGCCTGCGGGTCGACGACCAGCTGAGGCCGCACCCCGCACCGCGCCAACTCCCGTTCGTGCCACGCCGCCTCCGCCACCCCCACCCGCCCCAGCATCCGCACGTCCCCACACCCCCAGTGAGCGGCCCAGCACGCCACATTGGCCCCCGCGCCACCCGGCATCCGCCGCACGACAGCCGCCGTGTCGGTCCCCACGGCCAACGGCCCTCGGTACCGCGCGACCACATCGGTCACGACGTCCCCGACGACCAGCAACCCACCGCGCCCCTCCGGCACACCCTCCGCACCCTCATGGCCACGCGCCCGCCCGACGGCAGCCCGCCCCTCGCCCCGGACGACGTCAAGGCCACCCACCTCACCGGCACCCGTGGACGCGTTCGGCTCCCCGCCCCCACCTCGCGCGCGCCCGCCGCTCACCACGCCACTCCCGACCGCCCAGCCGCACGCCGCATGGCACCCCCTCCCACGCGCGCCGTCACCGCTCCGGCCCTCTCCAGGAGGCCGCCCGCACCCGACCGCCCCTCCCGCGCGCGGGACCGCGCCCGAGCCCTGCACGACCGGCGGGCACCTCTCCGCAACCCTCGCCGCCCGCGTACCCGTGCCGCCCCCGGCGACCCACCCCTGGCGCTCCACCACCCCGCTCCACCGCCGCCGAAGCCTCCCAGCCGACCTCGGCCAGCCCAGGACCCAGCCTCAACTCCACGCCCCCACACGCCCCTTCCCCCCTCAGCCCCCGCAGTCCCCTCAACCCTCCACCCAGGCCGCCGCGATACGCCCCGCCAGCCGCACATTCCCGCGCACCGCCGCCAAGTTCGCCTCCAAGGACGCCCCATCCGTATGCCGGACGAGATAGTCCAGCAGGAACGGCGTGACGGCCTGCCCGGTGACCTGCTCGGCCTCGCACGCGTGGAGCGCGTCGGCGAGCACGCGCGCGTGCAGCCCGGGATCCAGCTGCTGTTCCGGCGGCACGGGGTTGGCGACGACGAGGGCGGACCCGGGCGCGTCCAGATCGTCCTGGGCCCGCATCACCGCGGCGACCTCGCCGGGCGTCCGCAGCGTCCACTCCACCGGGTACCCGGAGTCGGAGAGGTAGAAGCCGGGGAAGCGGTCGGTGCCGTACCCGGCGACGGCCACGCCCAGCGTCTCCAGGCGCTGGAGCGTCGCGGGGACGTCGAGGATGGACTTGACGCCCGCGCAGACGACCGTGATGCGCGTGCGCGCGAGGAGCCCGAGGTCGGCGGACTCGTCCTGCGTGAGTGTCCACTCGCGGTGCACCCCGCCGAGCCCTCCGGTCGCGAACACCCGCACCCCGGCCAGCGCGGCGAGCCGCGCGGTCGCCGAGACGGTCGTCGCCCCGCTCGCCCCGGTGGCCACCGCGAGCGGCAGGTCGCGGTCGCCCAGCTTGCGGATGCCGTCCTCGTTCGCGATCCGCTCCAGCTCGTCCTTGCCGAGGCCCACCCGGGGCCGCCCGTCGAGGACCGCGACGGTCGCCGGTACGGCGCCCTCCGCGCGGACGACGGCCTCCAGCTCGCGGGCCACCTGGAGGTTGCGCGGCCGGGGCAGCCCGTGCGCGATGATCGTCGACTCCAGGGCCACGACCGGACGCCGTGCCGCGAGCGCGTCCCGTACCTCTTCCGACACCACCAGCACCATGGGCCCGCCTCCCGTCGGTCGGTCACTCTTGTCTCATCTCTGGCGGTCACTCCGGCCGGTCAAACCCTTGCGGCCTGTGGGAGACACCACGAGCCTGGGGTGCATGACCGACAACTCCGCACGTCTCGACCACGTCGTCCTCTGGGTGCAGGACCCCGTCGCCGCCGCGGGCTTCTACGCGCGGGCGGTCGGCCTGGAACCCGTACGGCTCCCCGAGTTCACCGCCGGCGAGGTCCCGTTCCCCTCCGTACGGGTCAACGACGAAACCCTCCTGGACCTGATGCCCCTCACCCTGGCGCCGCGGATGCGCATGCTCCCCGACTCCGCCGCGAGCGCCGGCCACCCCGCCAACCACGTCTGCCTCGCCCTGCCGGAAGCCGCCTACGACGCGTTGCGCGCCCGTCTGGAAGACCTCGACGTCCCCGTCTCCGAGGTCGCCCACGGTTCCTTCGGGGCCCGCGGGAAGGCGCCCCGCAGCTTCTACTTCCGCGACCCCGACGGGAACGTCCTGGAGGCCAGGCACTACGATTGACCGTCAGAACAGCGGCTCGGGCAGCACCCCCTCCAGCGCCAGCAGCCGCCGCTTGGTCTCCAGCCCGCCGCCGAACCCGCCGATGCCCCCGTCGCGCTCCACGACCCGGTGGCAGGGCACCACCACCGGCAGCGGGTTGGCGCCCATCGCGGCCCCGACCGCCTGGGCGGCCTCCGGCTGCCCCACGCGCCGCGCCAGGTCGCCGTACCCGACGACCGACCCGAAGGGCACCCCGGCCGCCAGCTCGCGCAGCACACGCCGGTTGAAGCCGGAGATCAGCGACCAGTCCAGCGGCAGCGCGAAGTCTTGCCTGCGGCCGGCGAAGTACTCCTCGACCTGGCGCACCGCCTCGGCCAGCCACGGCGAGCCGGGGTCCTCGACCGGGGTCGACCCCAGCCGCTCCGCGAGCCGGTCCAGGGCCCGCTCCCGCACCCCGTCCGTCGCGTGGAACACGACGTTGACCAGCCCCGCCCCGGTCGCCGCCAGCAGCAGCGGCCCGATCGCGCTGTCCACGACGGCCCACACGACCCGCTGCCCGAACTCCCCGTCTGCGCTCATGCCCCCACCGTACGACCCGCCACCGACAACGTCCCCGGCGTCAGCCCCAGGGCAGCGCGTCCCGCACCACGTCCGGCTTGTTGGTGATGATCCCGTCGACCCCGTACCCGGCCATCCTCCGCGCGGTCACGGCGTCGTCGACGGTCCACACGTACGTCTGCAGGCGCCTGCCGTGCGGCCCGCGCACCTCGTGCACGGCGGACACGTACGCGTCCGTCACGGTGGTGTGCGACGGGTTGATCAGATCGGCGAACCGCGCGTACGACGGCAGGTCGGCGACCGCCGGGGTACCGAGGAAACCGGTCCGCACGGCCGGTTTCAGACTGTGCACCGTACGGATGCTGTCGGCGCTGAAACTCTGCACGATCAGCTTGCTGGTGAGGTGGTGCGCGTCGAGCCAGCCCTCGTTGCCGAGCACCTTGACGATCTGCTGCTCGATACCGGGATAGAGCTGGGGATTCTTGATCTCCAGGAGGAGTTTCTGCCGGTGGTGTTCGACGCGGTTCACGAACTGCTTCAACGTCGGCACGCGCGCGCCCGCGTACCCGGGTCCGAACCAACTCCCCGCGTCGAGCCGCGCGATCTCCGCCGCCGTGAAGTCCTGCACTTTCCACGGAGAACGGCCGGGAAAGATCTCGGCGGCATTCGTGGTACGCGCGAGCGTGCTGTCGTGGATCACCACGAGTTCGCCGTCCTTTGTACGCTGGACGTCGTTCTCGACCCAGGCGACCTCCATTTCGGCCGCTTTGTCGACGGCGGCCAGCGTGTTCTCCGGGGCGTACGCGGAGGCGCCCCGGTGGGCCACCACGGCGGGCGAAGGACGGGCCTCCGCGCGCGCCTCGGAGACCGGCATCAGGAACGTCGCGGCGGCCCCCAGAAGGGCACCGGTCGTAACGGCGGCTACGCGCGCGTGCATGGCTGCTCCTCGCTTCCTGTGATCACGTAAGGATCCACTGTGACATCACGGGGGCGGCGTCGAAGGAGGCTTCGGATGGCCACAGAATGAATGGAGACAGCCACACGCGCTCACCCCAGGCGCACAAGTGGGGCAAGGGCGTGTTTCTTTGCCGGAAAATCGTTCGACCATTCCGGTGGGGGTCATACTCTCTGCGTCAACCCTGACCGCTCGTGCGGTCCTGGGAAGGGGCGCATTCCAGGGAAAACGATCAACGGGGCGGAAGGGCAACCGCGCATGCACGGCACGGTCGACGGATTCAGCTACGGTCTCGTCACCCCGCTGGTGGCCTACTTCATGGCCTGCCTCGGTGGCGCCCTCGGCCTGCGCTGCACGACCAGAGCCCTGCTCGTCTCGCACTCCTGGAGACCGGGCTGGCTCGCCCTCGGCGCGGCTGCCATCGGCTCCGGCATCTGGACCATGCACTTCGTCGCCATGATGGGCTTCACCGTCCACGGCGCGCCCATCCAGTTCGACAAGCCCCTCACGTACGCGAGCCTGGGCGTCGCGATCCTCATGGTCGGCATCGGGATCTTCATCGTCGGCTACAAGGGCGCCTCCGGGACGGCGCTGTTCACCGGCGGGACGATCACCGGTCTGGGCATCGCCTCCATGCACTACCTGGGCATGGCGGGCATGCGCCTCAACGGCAGGCTGGAGTACAACACGCTCACCGTCGCCGCGTCCGTCGCGATCGCCATGGGAGCCGCGACGGCCGCCCTGTGGGCCGCCGGACAGGTCAGGGGCTTCCTGTGGAGCGTCGGCGCGAGCCTCGTGATGGGCCTCGCCGTCACCGGCATGCACTACACCGGCATGGCCGCCCTCAGCGTCCACCTGCACCCCGGCGACACCACCTCGGGCGACTCGCCGGCCTCCCTCCTCGCGCCCATGCTGATCGGCCCCCTCGCGTTCTTGGCGCTCGCGGCCGTCGTCGTCGTGTTCGACCCCCTGATGGTCATGGGCAGGCCCGCCGTGCCGCCCGTCGAGCACAAGCCCGGCGTCCCCGCGCACCCGGCCGGCCACCACACCGGCCGCCGCCCCAGCGCCCGCGCCCGCCGCGCCGCCCGCCGGGACGTGCGCGCCCCGCAGCGCCACTGACACGTAAAACCCCTGATGGGACCCCGTTGTCAGTGGGGGGTCGTACGGTGGATGGCATGCGGCCCGTTTCCAGCATCGAACGTACGGTGGCGCCCTTCGAGGTCGTCAGCCCCTACCAGCCCAGCGGTGACCAGCCGGCGGCCATCGCCGAGCTGGCCCGACGCGTCGAGGCCGGTGAGAAGGACGTCGTCCTCCTCGGCGCGACCGGCACCGGCAAGTCCGCCACCACCGCGTGGATGATCGAGAAGCTTCAG encodes:
- a CDS encoding glutamate synthase subunit beta; translated protein: MADPKGFMRTPRQDWPRRPVAERVRDWDEVYAPGALLPIIGEQADRCMDCGIPFCHDACPLGNLIPEWNDLVSRADWRAASERLHATNNFPEFTGRLCPAPCEAGCVLAIDQPAVTIKNVECAIADRAWEEGFVRPRPPERLSGRTVAVIGSGPAGLAAAQQLTRAGHTVVVYEKDDRLGGLMRYGIPAFKMEKHHLERRIDQMRAEGTKFRTSTVVGRDVPADRLRARHDAVVIATGASAWRELSVPGRELEGIHQAMEYLPPANRVCEGDAETSPLSAAGRHVVIVGGGDTGADCLGTAVREGAASVTQLDIYARPGDDRDADADPWPTYPRIYRLSAAHEEAGELGTAPSADADARLFAASTLRFTGDGRGRVAALHLVEVDARRRPVDGTERPLPADLVLLALGFSGPDPSDGLLAQLGVPLEPRGTIPRGRDFATSVPGVFAAGDAARGQSLIVWAIAEGRAVAASVDRYLTGGSTLPAPISPGDRPMGV
- a CDS encoding DUF1772 domain-containing protein, coding for MVEGPYLAMAVAGVLVTGVMAGVFGAFSVLVMRGLGTLPVPQGAAAMNAINTVALTSVFMWLFSGAAAVCAVIAVVTFVLWPAEGRVELLLGSGLYLVGAFGVTVVANVPRNERLQRLGTESAQARAYWPRYLREWTMWNHVRVAASIASALSYVLALA
- a CDS encoding flavin reductase; the protein is MRGDVTDAEAVRGVLTAREALAGRDAVAGQNVTTGRDGAVGVRLSRAGEARWAVVHAAAGLDADLTGADGRPVMDDPALLPPEHLSAGPARLRAAGEMVDWAVLTPGGELREGAARGRYVIGGDHVPDGAPGLTYGDLAAAVVDEVTAPTVRGRRGAVWADGV
- a CDS encoding uridine kinase, which gives rise to MTPVRLEAITWDRLSDHLAERLSGLEPTDGSPWPRVAFDGAPAARPGDLAARVAEGLRVRGRPSRVIDTHGFLRPASLRFEYGHQDVDAYYDGWFDTRALWREVFTPLEPGGTGRVLPDLWDPATDRATRSPYVELPPGAVLLLHGPFLLRHWFPFDLSVHVRLSPGSLRRRTPEADQWTLPAFERYERETDPATAADVTVRADDPRHPAWNG
- a CDS encoding CBS domain-containing protein gives rise to the protein MTTAGDIMHRGAQWIPAHETLDRAAQLMRDLDVGALPISDADERLCGILTDRDIVVGCVAMGHDPAQVTAGEMAQGTPRWIDAGADVDEVLREMQGHRIRRLPVIENKRLVGMISEADLAQHLTESQIASWAESVYSRG
- a CDS encoding magnesium and cobalt transport protein CorA, with translation MTMAGNLRKVTGLGRVGGLRRVARLARRRPRVDLSHPARSPLGSSVVNCVAYRDGVRAPSGSDLVETVERVRKQGHGFVWLGLHEPTNAEFAGIAELFDLHPLAVEDAVEAHQRPKVERYGETLFAVFKTVCYVEHEQLTATSEVVNTGEIMVFVGPDFVITVRHGRHGSLGPLREELESDTAQLAKGPSAVLHAIADHVVDDYLHVTDAMQVDIDQVETDVFAADAARVDPGRIYQLKRELLELKRAVVPLGRPLLDLADRPVRAVDPEIQAYFRDVSDHLLRVTEQIASFDELLNSILQAHLAQVTVAQNEDMRKITAWAAVIAVPTMVCGIYGMNFDHMPELRWRFGYPLVLGVIATVCLALYRGFRRNGWL
- a CDS encoding methyltransferase domain-containing protein, encoding MTRTDGYLLDNRRAEAGERFDAFATLFDPTTFRHLEALGVGPGWRCWEVGAGGTSVASWLAKKVGPTGRVLATDIDTTHLAAAARPPIEVRVHDVGAEQPPGEGFDLVHARLVLVHVPDRERALRSMIKALRPGGRLLIEDADPALQPLICPDEHGPAQHLANRLRHAFRTLLAERGADLAYGRRLPRLLRDAGLHRVEADAYFPVTSPACAALESATVRHLRADLVAAGLATDEDIDRHLANVATGGMDLATAPMISAWGRKA
- a CDS encoding carbohydrate kinase family protein — protein: MPEGRGGLLVVGDVVTDVVARYRGPLAVGTDTAAVVRRMPGGAGANVACWAAHWGCGDVRMLGRVGVAEAAWHERELARCGVRPQLVVDPQAPTGTVICLVDSGAAAERTFLTDSGAALRLEAGDWSEGLLDGVGRLHLSGYLLFAATGREVFRAAVASARARGVPVSLDPASAGFLAELGTRRFLELVAGVDVLLPSRDEACLLTGRADTAEAAVELSRRIPVVIAKDGPQGALVAREGTLLARVPAVPARLHDTTGAGDAFTGAFLATLLTGATPEAAATEGCRAGARAVEEVGARPPVKGSGGSDVKGRTTVL
- a CDS encoding pseudouridine-5'-phosphate glycosidase — protein: MVLVVSEEVRDALAARRPVVALESTIIAHGLPRPRNLQVARELEAVVRAEGAVPATVAVLDGRPRVGLGKDELERIANEDGIRKLGDRDLPLAVATGASGATTVSATARLAALAGVRVFATGGLGGVHREWTLTQDESADLGLLARTRITVVCAGVKSILDVPATLQRLETLGVAVAGYGTDRFPGFYLSDSGYPVEWTLRTPGEVAAVMRAQDDLDAPGSALVVANPVPPEQQLDPGLHARVLADALHACEAEQVTGQAVTPFLLDYLVRHTDGASLEANLAAVRGNVRLAGRIAAAWVEG
- a CDS encoding VOC family protein; the encoded protein is MTDNSARLDHVVLWVQDPVAAAGFYARAVGLEPVRLPEFTAGEVPFPSVRVNDETLLDLMPLTLAPRMRMLPDSAASAGHPANHVCLALPEAAYDALRARLEDLDVPVSEVAHGSFGARGKAPRSFYFRDPDGNVLEARHYD
- a CDS encoding methylated-DNA--[protein]-cysteine S-methyltransferase, with product MSADGEFGQRVVWAVVDSAIGPLLLAATGAGLVNVVFHATDGVRERALDRLAERLGSTPVEDPGSPWLAEAVRQVEEYFAGRRQDFALPLDWSLISGFNRRVLRELAAGVPFGSVVGYGDLARRVGQPEAAQAVGAAMGANPLPVVVPCHRVVERDGGIGGFGGGLETKRRLLALEGVLPEPLF